In one Corallococcus sp. EGB genomic region, the following are encoded:
- a CDS encoding M23 family metallopeptidase: protein MAKKSFTLMVIPDHDAPVKRYTIQRSWLTQVGMGLMLVAGLGVGASIHYLQVAADAAENRILREENLTLRTQLKSVRERIEHIGSTLDRVERFDQKLRAVTLLSDPQRNLAMGPTEPETSTTAPATDTQFTQLTTTDTPKMMLSRLDRLSAEATRQELSLQDLQAYFQDQKSLLASTPSVWPARGWVTSDFGQRLDPYTADRVTHAGLDIAAPHGKEVTAPSDGTVVFAGLEGGYGNVLVIDHGYGIKTRYGHLSKILVKAGDRVKRGSPIANVGNTGRSTGPHLHYEVRVNGVPQNPRKFILEE from the coding sequence GTGGCCAAAAAGTCCTTCACCCTGATGGTCATCCCGGACCACGACGCTCCGGTGAAGCGCTACACCATCCAGCGCTCCTGGCTGACGCAGGTGGGCATGGGGCTGATGCTGGTGGCGGGCCTCGGCGTCGGTGCGAGCATCCACTACCTCCAGGTGGCGGCGGACGCGGCGGAGAACCGCATCCTGCGTGAGGAGAACCTCACGCTGCGCACGCAGCTGAAGTCGGTGCGCGAGCGCATCGAGCACATCGGTTCGACGCTGGACCGCGTGGAGCGCTTCGACCAGAAGCTGCGCGCGGTGACGCTGCTGTCGGATCCGCAGCGCAACCTGGCCATGGGCCCCACGGAGCCGGAGACCAGCACCACGGCGCCCGCCACGGACACGCAGTTCACCCAGCTGACCACCACGGACACGCCGAAGATGATGCTGAGCCGCCTGGACCGGCTCTCCGCGGAGGCGACCCGTCAGGAGCTGAGCCTCCAGGACCTGCAGGCCTACTTCCAGGACCAGAAGTCGCTGCTCGCCTCCACGCCGTCGGTGTGGCCGGCGCGCGGCTGGGTGACCAGCGATTTCGGCCAGCGCCTGGACCCGTACACGGCGGACCGCGTGACGCACGCGGGCCTGGACATCGCGGCGCCGCACGGCAAGGAGGTCACCGCGCCGTCGGACGGCACGGTGGTGTTCGCGGGGCTGGAGGGCGGGTACGGCAACGTGCTCGTCATCGACCACGGCTACGGCATCAAGACGCGCTACGGCCACCTGTCCAAGATTCTGGTGAAGGCCGGGGACCGGGTGAAGCGCGGCTCGCCCATCGCGAACGTGGGCAACACCGGCCGCTCCACCGGCCCGCACCTGCACTACGAAGTGCGCGTGAACGGCGTGCCGCAGAACCCGCGCAAGTTCATCCTCGAAGAGTAG
- a CDS encoding GGDEF domain-containing protein, producing MPYTIDDATATALVALHPRAARPGHAQEAPQAAAQELIAAEQRRRGQPDATGAMHVLALTQGSLLKEEFDLSTHAHHDGWRVGAVMVDVKQMILFNARFGFPAGDALLKATVASLAAQYPGARIVRFQPDGFAALLLPTSQLTVREDSADATRAKLAEDLRPALPPGASDTDVPGFTVALLELTVHQPSHWQVLGPLLWAEVERAYIMERTGRTHGLQRRRLRLDAFLPEPEGT from the coding sequence ATGCCCTACACAATCGACGACGCCACCGCCACCGCCCTCGTCGCCCTCCATCCCCGGGCCGCGCGCCCGGGGCACGCCCAGGAGGCGCCGCAAGCCGCCGCCCAGGAGCTCATCGCCGCCGAGCAGCGCCGGCGAGGCCAACCGGACGCCACCGGCGCCATGCACGTGCTGGCGCTCACCCAGGGCTCGCTCCTCAAGGAGGAGTTCGACCTGTCCACGCACGCGCACCACGACGGCTGGCGCGTGGGCGCGGTGATGGTGGACGTGAAGCAGATGATCCTCTTCAACGCGCGCTTCGGCTTCCCCGCCGGGGACGCGCTGCTCAAGGCCACCGTGGCGTCACTGGCCGCGCAGTACCCGGGCGCGCGCATCGTTCGCTTCCAGCCGGACGGCTTCGCGGCGCTGCTGTTGCCCACGTCCCAGCTCACCGTGCGCGAGGACAGCGCGGACGCGACGCGCGCGAAGCTGGCGGAGGACCTGCGCCCCGCGCTGCCTCCGGGCGCCTCCGACACCGACGTGCCGGGCTTCACCGTGGCGCTGCTGGAGCTGACGGTGCACCAGCCGTCACACTGGCAGGTGCTGGGGCCGCTCCTGTGGGCGGAGGTGGAGCGGGCCTACATCATGGAGCGGACCGGGCGGACGCACGGCCTGCAGCGGCGGCGCCTGCGCCTGGATGCGTTCCTCCCGGAGCCGGAAGGGACCTGA
- the rlmM gene encoding 23S rRNA (cytidine(2498)-2'-O)-methyltransferase RlmM, whose product MPAQTLAAQPGRWLWTCREGFEPHLFEELTWAGAGPRLLGPALVESERRPDVPPAFGRAAEKVIATWAPPGGAQVPVEDILGALSELPSRVPWLLRAYTPDSARGNTQAGRAEALEAAVRTALPSGRTLEDDHRAKEAGALLVGLCVAPDGVLMLTAVSAREALSLAPGGRRRMKRAGESPSRAAMKLEEALDGLAHEPGRGDVCVDLGAAPGGWTQRLVARGARVVAVDPAKLMPELARNPRVQHVQESAFAYAPEEPADWLFCDMAWRPLEVAQLLAKWGRRRWARNLVANIKLPMKDKNPLLLRVRQTLEEDGGWEGLTVRQLYHDRDEVTVTAHRMR is encoded by the coding sequence ATGCCCGCACAGACGCTGGCGGCCCAGCCGGGCCGGTGGCTGTGGACGTGCCGGGAGGGCTTCGAGCCGCACCTCTTCGAGGAGCTGACCTGGGCGGGCGCGGGCCCGCGCCTGTTGGGGCCGGCCCTGGTGGAGTCCGAGCGCCGGCCGGACGTGCCCCCCGCCTTTGGCCGGGCGGCGGAGAAGGTCATCGCCACGTGGGCGCCTCCGGGTGGGGCACAGGTGCCGGTGGAAGACATCCTGGGTGCGCTGTCGGAGCTGCCCTCGCGCGTGCCCTGGCTCCTTCGCGCCTACACGCCGGACAGCGCGAGGGGCAACACGCAGGCGGGCCGCGCGGAGGCGCTGGAGGCGGCGGTGCGGACCGCGCTCCCTTCGGGACGCACCCTGGAGGACGACCACCGCGCGAAGGAGGCGGGGGCCCTGCTGGTGGGCCTGTGCGTCGCGCCGGACGGGGTGCTGATGCTGACCGCGGTGAGCGCCCGCGAGGCCCTGTCGCTCGCTCCGGGCGGGCGGCGGCGGATGAAGCGCGCGGGCGAGTCCCCCTCTCGCGCGGCCATGAAGCTGGAGGAGGCGCTGGACGGGCTGGCGCACGAGCCCGGGCGCGGCGACGTCTGCGTGGACCTGGGTGCGGCGCCCGGCGGCTGGACGCAGCGGCTGGTGGCGCGCGGGGCGCGGGTGGTGGCGGTGGACCCCGCGAAGCTGATGCCGGAGCTGGCCAGGAACCCGCGCGTCCAGCACGTGCAGGAGAGCGCCTTCGCCTACGCCCCGGAGGAGCCCGCGGACTGGCTCTTCTGCGACATGGCGTGGCGGCCCCTGGAGGTGGCGCAGCTGTTGGCCAAGTGGGGCCGGCGCCGCTGGGCCCGCAACCTGGTGGCCAACATCAAGCTGCCCATGAAGGACAAGAACCCCCTGCTCCTGCGGGTGCGCCAGACGCTCGAGGAGGACGGGGGCTGGGAGGGCCTCACCGTCCGCCAGCTCTACCATGACCGGGACGAGGTGACGGTGACAGCGCACCGCATGCGCTGA
- the secA gene encoding preprotein translocase subunit SecA, whose amino-acid sequence MIEWTLKKLIGTKNERELKKARVKVARINELEGKMKALQNEDFARETARMKQEIANGRPLDELLFEAFALTREAARRVIGQRHYDVQLIGGMFLHEGCIAEMRTGEGKTLTATLPSYLNALSGRGVHVVTVNDYLARRDAEWMGQVYKFLGMTTGCVLHELSDKQRQEAYRSDITYGQNNEFGFDYLRDNMKFRLQDYVQRELNYAIVDEVDSILIDEARTPLIISGPTEDSTDKYYRVDQVIPGLVPDQDYTLDEKHRSVALTDDGIDKLQKRLNVSNLYDPGEIETLHHVEQALRAHTLYKRDKDYVVKDGEVQIVDEFTGRLMQGRRWSDGLHQAIEAKEGVKIENENQTLATVSFQNYFRMYSKLSGMTGTADTEAEEFAKIYNLDVRVIPTNRPPQRRDEQDVVYKTEREKFEAVAAQIEELHKAGQPVLVGTVSIAKSEVVSNFLKKRGVAHSVLNAKAHQREADIVAQAGRKGAVTISTNMAGRGTDILLGGNAEVMTKAQMGPPPEPPEAVDGQPLDLTAYQAALADYEKRFAETKANNEALTKREREEVMAAGGLFIIGTERHESRRVDNQLRGRAGRQGDPGASRFFLSLEDDLMRIFGSERIQMLMERLGMEEGEVIEHVWLSRAIESAQKRVEGHNFDIRKNLLEYDDVMNQQRRTIYKLRRQVLASGAGIPLVEYEEDLKTRVKTRSERVISWADFREMVLDAVEDVVVSMTDTYAPTRSSDTWDIASLSNSVKESLNLEMTFEGVGNRDELQELIYTAAEKVFTAREQEFGEDFMRFLQYRYLATIDQLWKDHLLAMDHLRQGIGLRGYGQKDPKQEYKKEGYTGFMQMLDAIKTQFVSQMMRVQARSASNAAEETARIQRQLAQQQKKAVEGRADAEGKIEEATATPVAQREAAAAPRAVGRNDPCPCGSGRKYKKCHGANEANP is encoded by the coding sequence ATGATTGAATGGACGCTAAAGAAGCTCATCGGGACGAAGAATGAGCGCGAGCTCAAGAAAGCCCGCGTGAAGGTCGCCCGCATCAACGAACTGGAGGGCAAGATGAAAGCCCTCCAGAACGAGGACTTCGCGCGCGAAACCGCCCGGATGAAGCAGGAGATCGCGAACGGCCGGCCGCTCGACGAGCTGCTCTTCGAGGCCTTCGCCCTCACCCGTGAGGCGGCGCGCCGGGTCATCGGCCAGCGCCACTATGACGTGCAGCTCATCGGCGGCATGTTCCTGCACGAGGGCTGCATCGCGGAGATGCGCACCGGTGAAGGCAAGACGCTCACCGCGACGCTGCCCTCCTACCTGAACGCCCTGTCCGGCCGCGGCGTGCACGTCGTCACCGTGAACGACTACCTCGCCCGCCGCGACGCCGAGTGGATGGGCCAGGTCTACAAGTTCCTGGGCATGACGACGGGCTGCGTGCTCCACGAGCTGTCCGACAAGCAGCGCCAGGAGGCGTACCGCTCGGACATCACGTACGGCCAGAACAACGAGTTCGGCTTCGACTACCTGCGCGACAACATGAAGTTCCGTCTGCAGGACTACGTCCAGCGCGAGCTCAACTACGCCATCGTCGACGAGGTGGACTCCATCCTCATCGACGAGGCCCGCACGCCGCTCATCATCTCCGGCCCCACCGAGGACAGCACCGACAAGTACTACCGGGTGGACCAGGTCATCCCGGGCCTCGTGCCGGACCAGGACTACACCCTGGATGAGAAGCACCGCTCGGTGGCCCTCACCGACGACGGCATCGACAAGCTCCAGAAGCGCCTCAACGTCAGCAACCTCTACGACCCCGGCGAGATTGAAACCCTCCACCACGTCGAGCAGGCCCTGCGCGCGCACACGCTCTACAAGCGCGACAAGGACTACGTGGTGAAGGACGGCGAGGTGCAGATCGTCGACGAGTTCACCGGCCGCCTCATGCAGGGCCGCCGCTGGTCGGACGGCCTCCACCAGGCCATCGAGGCCAAGGAGGGCGTGAAGATTGAAAACGAGAACCAGACGCTCGCCACGGTCTCGTTCCAGAACTACTTCCGCATGTACTCCAAGCTGTCCGGCATGACGGGCACCGCGGACACGGAAGCCGAAGAGTTCGCGAAGATCTACAACCTGGACGTGCGCGTCATCCCGACCAACCGTCCGCCGCAGCGCCGCGACGAGCAGGACGTGGTCTACAAGACGGAGCGCGAGAAGTTCGAGGCCGTCGCCGCCCAGATTGAAGAGCTGCACAAGGCCGGTCAGCCGGTGCTCGTGGGCACGGTGTCCATCGCCAAGAGCGAGGTGGTGTCCAACTTCCTCAAGAAGCGCGGCGTGGCCCACAGCGTCCTCAACGCCAAGGCGCACCAGCGCGAGGCGGACATCGTCGCGCAGGCGGGCCGCAAGGGCGCCGTCACCATCTCCACCAACATGGCCGGCCGCGGCACGGACATCCTCCTGGGCGGCAACGCGGAGGTCATGACCAAGGCCCAGATGGGCCCGCCGCCGGAGCCGCCGGAGGCCGTGGACGGCCAGCCGCTGGACCTCACCGCCTACCAGGCGGCGCTGGCGGACTACGAGAAGCGCTTCGCGGAGACCAAGGCGAACAACGAGGCGCTCACCAAGCGCGAGCGCGAAGAGGTCATGGCCGCCGGCGGCCTCTTCATCATCGGCACCGAGCGCCACGAGTCCCGCCGCGTGGACAACCAGCTGCGTGGCCGCGCCGGCCGCCAGGGTGACCCGGGCGCCAGCCGCTTCTTCCTGTCCCTGGAAGACGACCTGATGCGCATCTTCGGGTCCGAGCGCATCCAGATGCTCATGGAGCGCCTGGGCATGGAGGAGGGCGAGGTCATCGAGCACGTGTGGCTCTCGCGCGCCATCGAGAGCGCGCAGAAGCGGGTCGAAGGCCACAACTTCGACATCCGCAAGAACCTGCTCGAGTACGACGACGTGATGAACCAGCAGCGGCGCACCATCTACAAGCTGCGCCGCCAGGTGCTCGCGTCGGGCGCGGGCATCCCCCTCGTGGAGTACGAGGAGGACCTCAAGACGCGCGTGAAGACGCGCTCCGAGCGCGTCATCTCCTGGGCGGACTTCCGGGAGATGGTGCTGGACGCCGTGGAGGACGTCGTCGTGTCCATGACGGACACCTACGCCCCCACGCGCAGCTCCGACACCTGGGACATCGCCTCGCTGTCCAACTCCGTGAAGGAGTCGCTCAACCTGGAGATGACCTTCGAGGGCGTCGGCAACCGCGACGAGCTCCAGGAGCTCATCTACACGGCGGCGGAGAAGGTCTTCACCGCCCGGGAGCAGGAGTTCGGCGAAGACTTCATGCGCTTCCTGCAGTACCGGTACCTGGCCACCATCGACCAGCTGTGGAAGGACCACCTGCTGGCCATGGACCACCTGCGCCAGGGCATCGGCCTGCGCGGCTACGGCCAGAAGGACCCGAAGCAGGAGTACAAGAAGGAAGGCTACACGGGCTTCATGCAGATGCTGGACGCCATCAAGACGCAGTTCGTCAGCCAGATGATGCGCGTGCAGGCCCGCTCCGCCTCCAACGCAGCGGAGGAGACCGCCCGCATCCAGCGGCAGCTCGCCCAGCAGCAGAAGAAGGCCGTGGAGGGCCGCGCGGACGCCGAGGGGAAGATCGAGGAGGCCACCGCCACCCCGGTCGCCCAGCGCGAGGCCGCCGCCGCTCCCCGCGCCGTGGGCCGCAACGACCCCTGCCCCTGCGGCAGCGGCCGCAAGTACAAGAAGTGCCACGGGGCCAACGAGGCGAACCCGTAA
- the rpsB gene encoding 30S ribosomal protein S2, with product MAAASGITMRQLLEAGVHFGHQTKRWNPKMKPYIFGARNGIYIIDLQKTVTMARAAFRFVADITARGGSVLFVGTKKQAQDVIHEEAGRAGQFFVTSRWLGGTLTNFKTIKQGIDRLKTLEKMAEDGTFEVLPKKEVAQLEREREKLEKNLGGVKNMAKLPRCVFVIDPKKEHIAIHEATRLGIPVIGLVDTNCDPDGIDFVIPGNDDAIRSIKLFTSKIADACLEGAARYRASGAAERDEQEEREGRDDRGDRRDDRRGPRRGDRGDRRDDRRGGGDRGGDRRGPVVEMKGGAASSTEQATEGGEGTAAE from the coding sequence ATGGCCGCCGCCAGCGGCATCACGATGCGTCAGCTCCTCGAGGCGGGCGTCCACTTCGGCCACCAGACCAAGCGCTGGAACCCGAAGATGAAGCCCTACATCTTCGGCGCCCGCAACGGCATCTACATCATCGACCTGCAGAAGACCGTGACCATGGCCCGCGCGGCCTTTCGCTTCGTGGCGGACATCACGGCGCGCGGCGGGTCCGTGCTCTTCGTCGGCACCAAGAAGCAGGCCCAGGACGTCATCCACGAGGAGGCCGGCCGCGCCGGTCAGTTCTTCGTCACCAGCCGCTGGCTGGGTGGCACGCTGACGAACTTCAAGACCATCAAGCAGGGCATCGACCGCCTCAAGACCCTGGAGAAGATGGCCGAGGACGGCACGTTCGAGGTGCTGCCCAAGAAGGAAGTCGCCCAGCTCGAGCGTGAGCGCGAGAAGCTGGAGAAGAACCTCGGCGGCGTGAAGAACATGGCGAAGCTGCCCCGCTGCGTGTTCGTCATCGACCCGAAGAAGGAGCACATCGCCATCCACGAGGCCACCCGCCTGGGCATCCCGGTGATTGGTCTGGTGGACACCAACTGCGATCCGGACGGCATCGACTTCGTCATCCCGGGCAACGACGACGCCATCCGCTCCATCAAGCTCTTCACGTCGAAGATCGCGGACGCGTGCCTCGAGGGTGCGGCGCGCTACCGTGCGTCCGGCGCCGCCGAGCGCGACGAGCAGGAGGAGCGCGAGGGCCGTGACGACCGCGGTGACCGCCGTGACGACCGCCGGGGCCCGCGCCGTGGCGACCGCGGCGACCGCCGTGACGACCGCCGGGGCGGTGGTGACCGTGGCGGTGACCGCCGCGGCCCCGTCGTGGAGATGAAGGGCGGCGCGGCCTCCTCCACCGAGCAGGCGACCGAGGGTGGCGAGGGCACGGCGGCGGAGTAA
- the tsf gene encoding translation elongation factor Ts has protein sequence MAEITAQMVKDLRERTNAGMMDCKKALAESGGDFEKAAEWLRKKGISKAEGKAGRVAAEGVVTSYIHGGRIGVIVEVNCETDFVARNPDFQDLAKEVAMQIAAANPKYVRREEVPSEAMDKEKEIQRELLKQQGKPEAMLEKILVGKMEKYYEGVCLVDQLWVKDDKKKVGEMINERAAKIGEKVSVRRFVRYEVGEGIEKKKDDLAAEVAKTLGQA, from the coding sequence ATGGCTGAAATCACCGCCCAGATGGTGAAGGACCTCCGCGAGCGCACCAACGCCGGCATGATGGACTGCAAGAAGGCGCTGGCCGAGTCCGGTGGCGACTTCGAGAAGGCCGCCGAGTGGCTGCGCAAGAAGGGCATCTCCAAGGCCGAGGGCAAGGCCGGCCGCGTCGCCGCCGAAGGCGTCGTGACCTCCTACATTCACGGCGGCCGCATCGGCGTCATCGTGGAGGTCAACTGCGAGACGGACTTCGTCGCTCGCAACCCGGACTTCCAGGACCTGGCGAAGGAAGTGGCCATGCAGATCGCCGCGGCCAACCCCAAGTACGTCCGCCGCGAGGAGGTCCCCTCCGAGGCGATGGACAAGGAGAAGGAGATCCAGCGCGAGCTGCTCAAGCAGCAGGGCAAGCCCGAGGCGATGCTGGAGAAGATCCTCGTGGGCAAGATGGAGAAGTACTACGAGGGCGTCTGCCTGGTGGATCAGCTCTGGGTGAAGGACGACAAGAAGAAGGTCGGCGAGATGATCAACGAGCGCGCCGCCAAGATTGGCGAGAAGGTCTCCGTGCGCCGCTTCGTCCGCTACGAGGTGGGCGAGGGCATCGAGAAGAAGAAGGACGACCTGGCCGCCGAGGTCGCCAAGACGCTGGGCCAGGCGTAG